A window of the Tenebrio molitor chromosome 1, icTenMoli1.1, whole genome shotgun sequence genome harbors these coding sequences:
- the ncd gene encoding protein claret segregational isoform X2, translated as MDPTKIAKSYLKPPSKILKSGSIPKLLPVIIENKSSGSCDVKDQAKNAAVSQKNTNKVFPRRRSKSATDLRLLGTIKPTLTIERTVKPLEKSAPLRIGQKRPITQKNEEPNKPKVARVKIPDWDYKSRFQELQKKYHTLQDEHKQIKTQVSNLPILEEEVKALRESNKINQDQLELLIKKEQKLIEEKIEVLQENNTLKNELSKSVKDYHMLKNLHEAIENENKENLSRLKSLQEALNASELAVMCLKEKCASLDFATQQLKRDLEEHENLRRSLHNTIQDMKGNIRVFCRVRPPIDNEEIEKQQCSIFFPSETTLEIRKSRESVSVTGGKNMDLKQEFNFDKVFPPEANQTEVFEELSQLVQSALDGYHVCVFAYGQTGSGKTYTMQGSTHDHGMIPRTIDLIFDKIDKLAIGDWTYTVMASFLEIYNENVKDLLSPNSTHNYELRYNEGRGVTVTNLQIVHIASAAELKTLMEEAHKNRAVAATDFNEHSSRSHAVTKIHLEGYHKNSKTKYAGSVNLVDLAGSESAKTSAAERLNETKSINKSLSTLGSVMLALHNKDSHVPYRNSKLTFLLQSCLGGNSKTLMFVNISPFEECFYESINSLRFAAKVKDIKINAKRNKTYGMMTPLQTKH; from the exons ATGGACCCCAccaaaattgcaaaatcttATCTTAAACCGCCATCTAAAATCTTGAAGTCGGGAAGTATTCCTAAGTTATTACCCGTgataatagaaaataaatcatccGGGTCGTGCGATGTTAAGGATCAAGCAAAAAATGCCGCcgtttctcaaaaaaataccaataaaGTTTTTCCGCGGCGAAGATCGAAGTCCGCAACTGATTTGAGGTTACTTGGTACAATTAAACCAACACTAACAATTGAGCGAACAGTGAAGCCGCTAGAAAAATCCGCTCCTCTCAGAATCGGCCAAAAACGACCAATCACTCAAAAAAATGAAGAGCCAAATAAACCAAAAGTTGCCCGAGTTAAGATCCCAGACTGGGATTATAAATCCCGTTTTCAAGAATTGCAAAAGAAGTACCATACATTACAAGATGAACATAAGCAGATTAAAACTCAGGTGTCCA ATTTACCAATATTGGAGGAAGAAGTGAAAGCTCTTCGTGAAAGCAACAAAATTAATCAGGATCAATTAGAATTGCTtataaaaaaagaacaaaagttgattgaagaaaaaatagaagTCCTGCAAGAAAATAACACCCTCAAAAATGAATTGTCCAAAAGTGTGAAGGATTATCATATGTTGAAAAACCTCCATGAAGCCATTGAAAATGAGAACAAAGAAAATCTGTCGAGACTTAAATCTTTGCAAGAAGCCCTTAATGCATCAGAGTTAGCTGTCATGTGTTTAAAAGAGAAGTGTGCTAGTTTAGATTTTGCGACACAACAATTAAAGCGAGATTTAGAAGAACATGAAAATTTAAGAAGATCTTTGCACAATACAATTCAAGATATGAAAGGAAATATTCGAGTTTTTTGCAGAGTTAGACCGCCAATCGACAacgaagaaattgaaaaacaacAGTGTTCTATATTTTTCCCGAGCGAAACGACTCTGGAAATTAGAAAATCTCGGGAAAGCGTCAGCGTCACCGgcggcaaaaatatggatctTAAACAGGAATTCAATTTTGACAAGGTATTTCCTCCAGAAGCTAACCAAACAGAAGTTTTTGAAGAACTCTCTCAGTTGGTACAGTCTGCCTTGGATGGATACCACGTCTGTGTATTTGCATATGGACAGACAGGAtctggtaaaacttatactaTGCAAGGATCAACACATGACCATg GTATGATTCCACGGACGATagatttaatatttgacaaaaTCGATAAACTGGCAATTGGAGACTGGACTTACACTGTTATGGCAAGTTTTCTGGAAATATACAACGAAAATGTAAAAGACTTGTTAAGCCCTAACAGTACGCACAACTATGAGTTGCGATATAACGAAGGGCGAGGAGTAACAGTGACCAACTTGCAGATAGTTCATATTGCTTCAGCTGCCGAATTGAAAACTTTAATGGAAGAGGCCCACAAAAATAGAGCTGTTGCTGCTACAGATTTCAACGAACACAGTTCGAGGTCTCACGCTGTAACAAAAATTCATCTTGAAGGATACCACAAAAATAGCAAAACCAAATACGCGGGTTCCGTAAATTTGGTTGATTTGGCTGGCTCTGAGAGCGCCAAAACAAGCGCCGCTGAAAGATTAAATGAAACCAAAAGTATCAACAAAAGCTTATCAACGCTGGGAAGCGTGATGTTGGCTCTTCATAATAAAGATTCACACGTTCCCTATCGAAACTCAAAACTCACATTTTTGTTGCAATCATGTCTCGGAGGGAATTCAAAAACTCTGATGTTTGTCAATATTTCTCCTTTTGAAGAATGCTTCTACGAAAGTATTAATTCACTCCGGTTTGCTGCCAAAGTGAaagatattaaaataaacgctAAAAGAAATAAGACATATGGCATGATGACACCTCTGCAAAccaaacattaa
- the HDAC1 gene encoding histone deacetylase HDAC1 — MATQPHSRKRVCYYYDSDIGNYYYGQGHPMKPHRIRMTHNLLLNYGLYRKMEIYRPHKATAEEMTKFHSDDYIRFLRSIRPDNMSEYNKQMQRFNVGEDCPVFDGLYEFCQLSAGGSVAAAVKLNKQASEICINWGGGLHHAKKSEASGFCYVNDIVLGILELLKYHQRVLYIDIDVHHGDGVEEAFYTTDRVMTVSFHKYGEYFPGTGDLRDIGAGKGKYYAVNIPLRDGMDDESYEKIFVPIISKVMETFQPSAVVLQCGADSLTGDRLGCFNLTVRGHGKCVEFVKKYNLPFMMVGGGGYTIRNVSRAWTYETSVALGVEIANELPYNDYFEYFGPDFKLHISPSNMANQNTPEYLDKIKTRLFENLRMLPHAPGVQVQAIPEDAINEESDGEDKVDKDERLPSKDIDKRIVPENEFSDSEDEGEGGRRDNRTYKGRKRPRLEKGIDGKDSTTDEKIKEELKSEKDEKEDNKANTIDDMKKDTGPTP; from the exons atggCGACACAACCACACAGCAGAAAAAGAGTCTGTTATTACTACGACA GCGATATTGGTAATTACTACTATGGACAAGGTCATCCAATGAAACCACACCGCATTCGAATGACCCACAATTTACTCTTAAATTATGGACTTTAcagaaaaatggaaatttat CGACCTCATAAAGCAACAGCCGAAGAAATGACCAAATTTCATTCAGATGACTACATCAGATTTCTCAGATCAATTCGACCAGATAATATGTCAGAATACAATAAACAGATGCAAAGATTTAACGTTGGGGAAGACTGTCCGGTTTTTGACGGACTCTATGAATTTTGTCAGCTTTCAGCTGGTGGCTCTGTTGCAGCCgctgtaaaattaaataaacaagcTTCAGAAATATGCATTAATTGGGGAGGTGGTTTGCATCACGCCAAAAAATCTGAAGCTTCAGGGTTTTGTTATGTTAATGATATCGTTTTGGGAATATTAGAGTTGCTGAAGTATCATCAACGTGTCTTATATATTGACATCGATGTGCATCATGGTGATGGTGTTGAAGAAGCATTTTACACAACAGATAGAGTAATGACTGTGTCATTCCATAAGTATGGGGAATATTTCCCTGGGACTGGAGATCTCAGAGATATTGGTGCAGGCAAAGGAAAATACTATGCTGTGAATATTCCTCTTCGTGATGGGATGGATGATGAATCCTATGAGAAGATATTTGTTCCAATTATCAGTAAAGTTATGGAAACGTTCCAGCCTAGTGCGGTTGTTCTTCAATGCGGTGCTGATTCGTTAACTGGTGATCGCTTAGGCTGTTTCAATCTTACTGTCAGAGGCCACGGAAAATGCGtggaatttgtcaaaaaatataatttaccatTTATGATGGTCGGCGGTGGCGGGTACACAATCAGAAATGTCTCCAGGGCATGGACCTACGAGACGTCAGTCGCATTGGGAGTAGAGATCGCAAATGAGCTCCCTTACAACGATTATTTCGAATATTTTGGTCCAGACTTTAAGTTACATATCAGTCCAAGCAATATGGCCAATCAAAATACTCCAGAATATTTGGATAAAATCAAAACCcgactttttgaaaatttgaggATGTTGCCTCACGCCCCAGGTGTTCAGGTTCAAGCTATTCCAGAGGACGCGATAAATGAGGAGTCTGATGGGGAGGATAAAGTTGATAAGGATGAAAGATTGCCTTCAAAGGATATCGATAAGAGAATCGTACCAGAAAATGAGTTTTCTGATAGTGAAGATGAAGGTGAAGGTGGCAGAAGAGACAACCGCACATACAAGGGCAGAAAGAGGCCGCGATTGGAAAAGGGAATCGACGGCAAAGATTCTACGACTGATGAGAAAATTAAAGAAGAACTCAAGTCTGAAAAAG ATGAAAAAGAAGATAACAAGGCCAACACAATTGACGACATGAAAAAAGATACGGGACCAACTCCGTGA
- the ncd gene encoding protein claret segregational isoform X1, which produces MKLAYTMDPTKIAKSYLKPPSKILKSGSIPKLLPVIIENKSSGSCDVKDQAKNAAVSQKNTNKVFPRRRSKSATDLRLLGTIKPTLTIERTVKPLEKSAPLRIGQKRPITQKNEEPNKPKVARVKIPDWDYKSRFQELQKKYHTLQDEHKQIKTQVSNLPILEEEVKALRESNKINQDQLELLIKKEQKLIEEKIEVLQENNTLKNELSKSVKDYHMLKNLHEAIENENKENLSRLKSLQEALNASELAVMCLKEKCASLDFATQQLKRDLEEHENLRRSLHNTIQDMKGNIRVFCRVRPPIDNEEIEKQQCSIFFPSETTLEIRKSRESVSVTGGKNMDLKQEFNFDKVFPPEANQTEVFEELSQLVQSALDGYHVCVFAYGQTGSGKTYTMQGSTHDHGMIPRTIDLIFDKIDKLAIGDWTYTVMASFLEIYNENVKDLLSPNSTHNYELRYNEGRGVTVTNLQIVHIASAAELKTLMEEAHKNRAVAATDFNEHSSRSHAVTKIHLEGYHKNSKTKYAGSVNLVDLAGSESAKTSAAERLNETKSINKSLSTLGSVMLALHNKDSHVPYRNSKLTFLLQSCLGGNSKTLMFVNISPFEECFYESINSLRFAAKVKDIKINAKRNKTYGMMTPLQTKH; this is translated from the exons ATGAA ATTGGCATACACGATGGACCCCAccaaaattgcaaaatcttATCTTAAACCGCCATCTAAAATCTTGAAGTCGGGAAGTATTCCTAAGTTATTACCCGTgataatagaaaataaatcatccGGGTCGTGCGATGTTAAGGATCAAGCAAAAAATGCCGCcgtttctcaaaaaaataccaataaaGTTTTTCCGCGGCGAAGATCGAAGTCCGCAACTGATTTGAGGTTACTTGGTACAATTAAACCAACACTAACAATTGAGCGAACAGTGAAGCCGCTAGAAAAATCCGCTCCTCTCAGAATCGGCCAAAAACGACCAATCACTCAAAAAAATGAAGAGCCAAATAAACCAAAAGTTGCCCGAGTTAAGATCCCAGACTGGGATTATAAATCCCGTTTTCAAGAATTGCAAAAGAAGTACCATACATTACAAGATGAACATAAGCAGATTAAAACTCAGGTGTCCA ATTTACCAATATTGGAGGAAGAAGTGAAAGCTCTTCGTGAAAGCAACAAAATTAATCAGGATCAATTAGAATTGCTtataaaaaaagaacaaaagttgattgaagaaaaaatagaagTCCTGCAAGAAAATAACACCCTCAAAAATGAATTGTCCAAAAGTGTGAAGGATTATCATATGTTGAAAAACCTCCATGAAGCCATTGAAAATGAGAACAAAGAAAATCTGTCGAGACTTAAATCTTTGCAAGAAGCCCTTAATGCATCAGAGTTAGCTGTCATGTGTTTAAAAGAGAAGTGTGCTAGTTTAGATTTTGCGACACAACAATTAAAGCGAGATTTAGAAGAACATGAAAATTTAAGAAGATCTTTGCACAATACAATTCAAGATATGAAAGGAAATATTCGAGTTTTTTGCAGAGTTAGACCGCCAATCGACAacgaagaaattgaaaaacaacAGTGTTCTATATTTTTCCCGAGCGAAACGACTCTGGAAATTAGAAAATCTCGGGAAAGCGTCAGCGTCACCGgcggcaaaaatatggatctTAAACAGGAATTCAATTTTGACAAGGTATTTCCTCCAGAAGCTAACCAAACAGAAGTTTTTGAAGAACTCTCTCAGTTGGTACAGTCTGCCTTGGATGGATACCACGTCTGTGTATTTGCATATGGACAGACAGGAtctggtaaaacttatactaTGCAAGGATCAACACATGACCATg GTATGATTCCACGGACGATagatttaatatttgacaaaaTCGATAAACTGGCAATTGGAGACTGGACTTACACTGTTATGGCAAGTTTTCTGGAAATATACAACGAAAATGTAAAAGACTTGTTAAGCCCTAACAGTACGCACAACTATGAGTTGCGATATAACGAAGGGCGAGGAGTAACAGTGACCAACTTGCAGATAGTTCATATTGCTTCAGCTGCCGAATTGAAAACTTTAATGGAAGAGGCCCACAAAAATAGAGCTGTTGCTGCTACAGATTTCAACGAACACAGTTCGAGGTCTCACGCTGTAACAAAAATTCATCTTGAAGGATACCACAAAAATAGCAAAACCAAATACGCGGGTTCCGTAAATTTGGTTGATTTGGCTGGCTCTGAGAGCGCCAAAACAAGCGCCGCTGAAAGATTAAATGAAACCAAAAGTATCAACAAAAGCTTATCAACGCTGGGAAGCGTGATGTTGGCTCTTCATAATAAAGATTCACACGTTCCCTATCGAAACTCAAAACTCACATTTTTGTTGCAATCATGTCTCGGAGGGAATTCAAAAACTCTGATGTTTGTCAATATTTCTCCTTTTGAAGAATGCTTCTACGAAAGTATTAATTCACTCCGGTTTGCTGCCAAAGTGAaagatattaaaataaacgctAAAAGAAATAAGACATATGGCATGATGACACCTCTGCAAAccaaacattaa